GTCATCGTTGCTTAGGTCGACGTTATGGGGGCGCTGCGTGTTGAATGCCCCTAATTCCTCATCACGAATGAGCACATAGAGTTGGCTATTCAATTGCCGTGGTGTACTCATGGGAACTCTCCTAGGAGCCGTCCCCATGAGTATAGAGCTGTAGGTAGAAACTGCCTTATTTACCCTGTCCGTTAAATGCCGGGCAAGCGTTGACGAATCTGGGCTACCAGCTCGTCCAGGCTGTTACTTATATGGGTTTGAACGTTTCGGGATTGTGGCCGTTCTTCGTCGGTCAGAGCTTCCTGGCTAGCTTGCTGAGCGTGAACAACCTCCAGGGTGGCATCGGATGGGTCATTGGCTTCGATCTGGCGTTGCTTGATCCATTCGCTGATAACTTCATCAGGGGCTTGGCATTCAATGATCAGGAAGGGCGCACCGGACGCCTCTGCCACTTTGCAAGCATCTTGACGCTGGGCCAGCTTCAGATAGGTTGCATCAATGACTACTGGAAATCCCGCTTGTAATGCTTTCTGTGCAAGTTGATGCAGGCGTGCGTAAGTGTCAGTGGTGGCCTGATCACTATAAATGCCTGCACCGAGCGTGTCTTTCGCGTCGGCGGGCTGTTCACCAAGTAGGCGCTTACGTTCTACATCTGAACGTAGTCGGATAGCGCCTAGCGCTTCTACTAAACGCATTGCGACGTGGCTTTTGCCAACGCCGGATACGCCGTGGGTGATAGCCAGTACGCGGCTTGGAATAGCGCTGTAGCTTTCAGCCAGGTTGGCGTAGTTGCGGTATTGGCGCAGTGTCACGGCTTTCTGAACGGCATCGGTCTGGTGAGCAAGGCTGAACAGGGCAACTTTGGCCCTGACTAGCGCGCGATAAGCTTTATAGAAGTTCAGCAGCTCCAGGGCGTCGTAATCGCCTGTGTGTTCGAGCCAGGCATTGATGAAGCGCCGGGAATGAGCTTTCAGACCACGATCTTCGAGGTCCATAGCAAGGAAGGCTGCATCCAGTGCAACATCAATTAGGCGGAACTCTTCGTTGAACTCGATGCAGTCGAAGAGCACAACTTCGTTGTTGTGCAGGGTTGCATTACCGAGATGAATATCGCCATGACATTCGCGGATCGAGCCATCGCTGACGCGCTTCTTCAGCGCCGGCAGAAGTCGTTCGTAGTTGTCTTCTGTCCAGCTTTCCAATGCATCCAGTTGTTGCAGGTCGGCCGCATCGCTGAGCATAGGACGGATTTGAGCAAAGTTTTGGCGCATCGGCGCCATGATTGCTTCAGGGCTGCACAGTGGGTGATCAGGGGAGACTGCCGGTGTGCTGCTATGGAATTCGGCGATTTGTCGAGCCAGATCATCGATGTGATTTTCATTCAGCTCGCCACGGGCCTGAACGGCACT
The Pseudomonas mendocina DNA segment above includes these coding regions:
- a CDS encoding AAA family ATPase — encoded protein: MSQALIASLQNPALYPHPVEEFQVIETHISWVILTGPFVYKIKKPANFGFLDFTSLDARQHFCKEELRLNQRLTKDLYLEVLPITGSIDNPIIGGDGVAIEYALKMRQFSQSQLLSAVQARGELNENHIDDLARQIAEFHSSTPAVSPDHPLCSPEAIMAPMRQNFAQIRPMLSDAADLQQLDALESWTEDNYERLLPALKKRVSDGSIRECHGDIHLGNATLHNNEVVLFDCIEFNEEFRLIDVALDAAFLAMDLEDRGLKAHSRRFINAWLEHTGDYDALELLNFYKAYRALVRAKVALFSLAHQTDAVQKAVTLRQYRNYANLAESYSAIPSRVLAITHGVSGVGKSHVAMRLVEALGAIRLRSDVERKRLLGEQPADAKDTLGAGIYSDQATTDTYARLHQLAQKALQAGFPVVIDATYLKLAQRQDACKVAEASGAPFLIIECQAPDEVISEWIKQRQIEANDPSDATLEVVHAQQASQEALTDEERPQSRNVQTHISNSLDELVAQIRQRLPGI